Proteins encoded within one genomic window of Brachybacterium muris:
- a CDS encoding DUF3017 domain-containing protein, whose translation MTTEPSPFTLRAAFRRQAVLTVALVLLVVIVAIGATGAVPLAGILLAGLLATLAVLRLVLPTCRVGALAVRSRGVDATVMLVIAAGLAVLATSPNL comes from the coding sequence GTGACCACCGAACCGTCCCCGTTCACCCTGCGCGCGGCCTTCCGCCGTCAGGCGGTGCTCACGGTGGCCCTGGTGCTGCTGGTGGTGATCGTGGCGATCGGTGCCACCGGGGCGGTACCGCTGGCCGGGATACTGCTGGCCGGGCTGCTGGCCACCCTGGCCGTGCTGCGACTGGTGCTGCCCACCTGCAGGGTCGGGGCGCTCGCCGTGCGCTCCCGCGGCGTGGACGCCACGGTGATGCTGGTCATCGCCGCCGGTCTCGCGGTGCTGGCCACGTCCCCGAACCTCTGA